The following are encoded together in the Oreochromis niloticus isolate F11D_XX linkage group LG12, O_niloticus_UMD_NMBU, whole genome shotgun sequence genome:
- the golga3 gene encoding golgin subfamily A member 3 isoform X1 yields the protein MEVDTEQSVAAQMEANTYQEDHVIKSKEAQAHAVEHETSFKKGLENPQNAKGDIHNGPVNSDVMPNGNGLAEGFDTAGDTLPLTAPPQSTSSPVNSQNHEPSPGVAAYPPMMLEKSEGASAEVTVHKGDALQSLRLSMPMQETELSNQKPSLEMENEEKIRLEARRRLEEQLKQYRVQRQKERSHRTTTKSRPFSTLDPELMLHPEALPRASTVAMTKEYSFLRTSVPRGPKLGSLGIPPPKEKKSRSPRPNKIHSLADYKSPENDGGGGGGGGGGIKAADISSVNSTISSVSTLSEISVTSECSTSETEAQSGAPLHVRDNVSEIDGSESGVRPGNDGNDSDSSSYSSVSTRGTYGMLSAAVERQQGPYTVDGREIAPEAMGQFPSLQEVLQAATEEQHLLELEQEREGTAEPRSRRDSFSSSVSLESSVMGHDEVLQVLKEKMRLEGQLESLSSEANQALKEKTELQAQLATVNAQLQAKMEEAQVSKEKQSALTTEVGTLRQSCSQLEKAMVELQSSLENKNASLASLSNDLKVAEDQYNRLMGKVEEMQNTVTSRDNTVQELRQQMGGLQSQLQQVQLERSTLQSRLKTSQAEIDSLQQVRQWYQQQLALAQEARVRLQSEMANMQAGQMTQIGVLEHLKLENVTLSHQLTETQHRSIKEKERIAVQLQSIEADMLTQEAAYKQIQDAKSMVEDDLQHKLDEFEEERERLIKLANTASTLERELEQVKLTLSQKDAQLQTLQKEHLELMRQLTTTQENLHTKEQSINQLEARYQELEAQLAELQTESTAKDDNIQYLQNEKIVLEVALQAARADKSQLDESAERLGEDVLVASDVLDQLRQEIQVKANQIETLQQENNSLKKQAQKFKEQFLQQKVMVEAYRRDASSKDQLINELKSTKKRLLTEVKDLKQELLAAQGEKQKAELEQTRLQKEVVRVQEQMSNMEAHLQTIQNERDQLETQIQSLQFDQSQLAAVTQENEGLRKQVEQMEAEAKKAITEQKVRVKKLGTDLTSAQKEMKAKHKAYENAVGILSRRLQEALTDKETAEAELAKLKAQVSDEGNSQALQKKIETLQAELQAVTNSKAMLEKELQEVITLTSTELEEYQEKVLELEDELQESRCFKKRIRKLEDANKKLALELEHEKGKLAGLAQSHNALREHANILESALAKREADLVQLNLQVQAVLKRKEEEDQQMKQMVQSLQLALEKEKTKVLDLKEQVAAAKAEAAHNRRHYRAAMLELSEIKKDLQAKEDLVKALQNEAHKLQAQDEQHAQEVARFQEELAEAHSQLQILRKQLDDELAKQPLTNQEVEDLKWEVEQRQREIEAQKQQVEMMEQCHHRELDNLQTALQNIKVELESVQEELSSTRKDKFVLQAKVGELRNSMKTVLLQNQQLKQDFKQSRLRKQRMELKSDGNPSTPVTPVKIPDCPVPASLLDELLKPSTSVNKEPLNNLHNCLRQLKEEMDSLQRQMEEHTVTVHESMSSWTNTEEGMDQLRLQNNISNSTELNNMEMENNNQGEQQQS from the exons ATGGAAGTGGATACTGAGCAGTCAGTGGCAGCCCAGATGGAGGCCAATACTTATCAAGAGGACCATGTTATAAAATCCAAAGAGGCTCAAGCCCATGCTGTGGAGCATGAAACGTCATTTAAAAAAGGGCTGGAAAACCCACAGAATGCAAAGGGGGATATTCATAACG GTCCTGTCAATTCAGATGTGATGCCAAATGGAAATGGACTGGCAGAGGGCTTTGATACTGCAGGGGACACCCTGCCTCTGACAGCTCCTCCCCAGAGCACCAGCTCCCCTGTCAACTCGCAGAACCACGAGCCCTCCCCAGGTGTGGCTGCTTATCCACCCATGATGCTAGAGAAGTCTGAGGGGGCTAGTGCTGAGGTCACGGTTCACAAGGGTGATGCATTGCAGTCACTCAGACTCAGTATGCCTATGCAGGAGACTGAACTGT CCAACCAGAAACCATCACTGGAGATGGAGAATGAGGAGAAGATTCGCCTAGAGGCTCGCCGGCGCCTGGAGGAGCAACTAAAACAGTACAGAGTGCAGAGACAGAAGGAGAGG tCTCATCGTACCACCACCAAGAGCAGACCATTCAGTACCCTGGATCCAGAACTTATGCTACATCCTGAGGCACTACCCCGGGCTAGTACTGTTGCCATGACCAAGGAGTATTCCTTCTTGAGGACCAGTGTCCCACGTGGTCCCAAACTTGGTAGCCTTGGAATTCCCCCTCCCAAAGAGAAGAAGTCCAGGTCACCTCGCCCTAACAAGATCCACTCCTTGGCTGATTACAAGTCTCCTGAgaatgatggtggtggtggtggtggaggaggaggcggcATAAAGGCAGCAGACATAAGCTCTGTCAACTCCACTATTAGCTCTGTGTCCACACTGTCTGAGATCAGTGTGACGTCAGAGTGCAGTACTTCTGAGACAGAGGCACAGTCCGGTGCTCCCCTCCACGTCCGGGACAATGTGTCAGAAATTGATGGCAGTGAATCAGGGGTAAGACCCGGGAATGATGGCAACGACAGTGACAGCTCTTCCTACAGCAGTGTGTCTACCAGGGGAACCTACGGTATGCTCTCTGCAGCAGTGGAGAGGCAGCAGGGGCCATACACAGTAGATGGACGTGAGATCGCCCCTGAGGCTATGGGTCAGTTCCCTTCCCTTCAGGAGGTTCTGCAGGCAGCCACTGAAGAGCAACACTTACTGGAGCTGGAGCAGGAAAGAGAAGGGACAGCAGAGCCTCGTAGCCGCAGGGACAGCTTCTCCAGCAG tGTTTCTTTGGAGAGTTCTGTGATGGGTCATGATGAAGTGCTCCAAGTGTTGAAAGAGAAAATGAGGCTTGAGGGCCAGCTGGAATCCTTGTCATCTGAGGCCAATCAG GCTCTCAAGGAGAAGACAGAGCTTCAGGCCCAGCTTGCAACAGTGAATGCACAGCTTCAGGCTAAAATGGAGGAGGCTCAAGTCAGCAAGGAGAAGCAGAGTGCCCTCACTACAGAGGTTGGCACACTACGGCAAAGCTGTAGCCAGCTAGAGAAGGCTATGGTAGAGCTCCAGAGCAGTCTAGAGAACAAGAATGCCAGTCTGGCTTCTCTAAGCAATGATCTAAAGGTTGCTGAAGACCAGTACAACAGGCTGATGGGGAAGGTGGAGGAGATGCAAAACACTGTAACCTCAAGGGACAATACAG TTCAGGAGTTGCGTCAGCAGATGGGTGGTCTTCAGAGTCAGCTTCAACAGGTGCAGCTGGAGCGCAGTACCCTACAGAGCCGACTGAAGACCTCCCAGGCCGAGATTGATTCACTTCAGCAGGTCAGACAGTGGTACCAACAGCAGCTAGCTCTGGCCCAGGAGGCAAGAGTGCGTCTGCAAAGTGAAATGGCCAACATGCAG gcTGGACAGATGACTCAGATTGGTGTTCTGGAGCATCTGAAGCTGGAAAATGTGACACTGTCACATCAACTCACTGAGACCCAGCATCGCTCCATCAAAGAAAAAGAACGCATCGCTGTACAGCTACAGAGCATTGAG GCCGACATGCTGACCCAAGAAGCTGCTTACAAGCAGATCCAGGATGCAAAGAGCATGGTGGAAGATGACCTGCAGCacaagctggacgagtttgaagAAGAGCGAGAACGGTTAATAAAGCTTGCCAACACAGCCAGCACCCTGGAAAGAGAACTAGAGCAG GTAAAGCTGACCCTTTCCCAGAAGGATGCACAGCTGCAGACACTTCAGAAGGAACATCTGGAGCTGATGCGCCAGCTGACAACCACTCAGGAGAACTTGCACACCAAAGAGCAGTCCATCAACCAGCTAGAGGCCCGATACCAGGAGCTGGAGGCCCAGCTGGCTGAGCTGCAGACAGAAAGCACTGCCAAGGATGACAACATCCAGTACCTCCAGAACGAGAAGATTGTCCTTGAGGTAGCACTGCAGGCAGCCCGGGCAGACAAGAGCCAACTTGATGAGAGTGCTGAGAGGCTTGGCGAGGATGTTCTGGTGGCCTCAGATGTCTTGGATCAACTACGACAGGAAATCCAAGTCAAAGCCAATCAG ATTGAAACTCTACAACAAGAAAATAATTCCCTGAAGAAGCAAGCTCAGAAATTTAAGGAGCAGTTCCTGCAACAAAAG GTGATGGTGGAAGCATACCGCAGGGATGCCAGCTCCAAAGACCAGCTGATCAATGAGCTCAAGTCCACCAAAAAGCGTCTATTGACGGAGGTGAAGGACCTGAAGCAGGAGCTACTGGCTGCTCAGGGGGAGAAGCAGAAGGCAGAGCTGGAGCAGACCCGGCTGCAAAAGGAGGTGGTGAGAGTGCAGGAGCAGATGAGTAACATGGAGGCCCATCTGCAAACCATTCAGAATGAAAGGGATCAGCTCGAAACCCAGATTCAG TCTCTACAGTTTGATCAGAGCCAGCTAGCAGCAGTGACACAGGAGAATGAAGGTCTAAGGAAACAGGTGGAGCAAATGGAGGCTGAAGCCAAGAA AGCCATCACTGAACAGAAGGTGCGTGTGAAGAAGCTGGGAACAGATTTGACCAGCGCTCAGAAGGAGATGAAGGCCAAACACAAGGCCTACGAGAACGCCGTGGGCATCCTGAGCAGGAGGCTCCAAGAGGCTCTGACTGACAAGGAGACAGCCGAGGCAGAGCTGGCTAAATTGAAGGCCCAGGTATCAGACGAAGGGAACAGCCAGGCCTTGCAG AAGAAGATTGAGACCCTACAGGCTGAACTGCAGGCTGTTACCAACAGCAAAGCTATGCTAGAGAAGGAACTTCAAGAAGTGATCACCCTAACATCCACAGAGCTAGAAGAATACCAGGAGAAGGTTCTGGAGCTTGAAGATGAG CTTCAAGAATCACGCTGCTTCAAGAAGCGGATCCGAAAGTTAGAAGATGCCAACAAGAAATTGGCACTTGAGCTGGAACACGAAAAAGGAAAACTGGCTGGATTAGCTCAgtcccacaatgcactgcggGAGCATGCCAACATTCTGGAGTCTGCTTTAGCAAAGAGGGAGGCAGATCTTGTCCAGCTCAATttgcag GTTCAAGCTGTTCTGAAGCGTAAAGAGGAGGAGGACCAGCAGATGAAGCAGATGGTACAAAGTCTACAGCTGGCCTTGGAAAAAGAGAAGACCAAAGTATTGGACCTGAAAGAACAG GTGGCAGCAGCAAAGGCTGAGGCAGCCCACAATAGACGGCACTACAGGGCAGCCATGCTGGAGCTGTCAGAGATCAAGAAGGACTTGCAGGCCAAAGAGGACCTGGTTAAAGCTCTGCAGAATGAAGCCCACAAACTACA GGCTCAGGATGAGCAGCACGCTCAGGAGGTTGCCAGGTTCCAAGAGGAGCTGGCTGAGGCTCACTCCCAGCTCCAGATCCTCCGGAAACAACTGGACGATGAACTGGCAAAGCAGCCGCTCACTAACCAAGAG GTTGAAGATTTGAAGTGGGAGGTGGAGCAGAGGCAGAGGGAGATTGAAGCTCAGAAGCAGCAGGTGGAGATGATGGAGCAGTGCCACCACAGGGAGCTCGACAACCTACAGACAGCTCTGCAG AATATTAAAGTGGAGCTGGAGTCGGTACAGGAGGAGCTGAGCAGCACCAGGAAGGACAAGTTTGTGCTGCAGGCCAAAGTGGGTGAGCTGAGAAACAGCATGAAGACAGTCCTGCTTCAAAACCAGCAACTCAAACAGGACTTCAAACAGAGTCGTCTAAGGAAG
- the golga3 gene encoding golgin subfamily A member 3 isoform X2, whose translation MEVDTEQSVAAQMEANTYQEDHVIKSKEAQAHAVEHETSFKKGLENPQNAKGDIHNGPVNSDVMPNGNGLAEGFDTAGDTLPLTAPPQSTSSPVNSQNHEPSPANQKPSLEMENEEKIRLEARRRLEEQLKQYRVQRQKERSHRTTTKSRPFSTLDPELMLHPEALPRASTVAMTKEYSFLRTSVPRGPKLGSLGIPPPKEKKSRSPRPNKIHSLADYKSPENDGGGGGGGGGGIKAADISSVNSTISSVSTLSEISVTSECSTSETEAQSGAPLHVRDNVSEIDGSESGVRPGNDGNDSDSSSYSSVSTRGTYGMLSAAVERQQGPYTVDGREIAPEAMGQFPSLQEVLQAATEEQHLLELEQEREGTAEPRSRRDSFSSSVSLESSVMGHDEVLQVLKEKMRLEGQLESLSSEANQALKEKTELQAQLATVNAQLQAKMEEAQVSKEKQSALTTEVGTLRQSCSQLEKAMVELQSSLENKNASLASLSNDLKVAEDQYNRLMGKVEEMQNTVTSRDNTVQELRQQMGGLQSQLQQVQLERSTLQSRLKTSQAEIDSLQQVRQWYQQQLALAQEARVRLQSEMANMQAGQMTQIGVLEHLKLENVTLSHQLTETQHRSIKEKERIAVQLQSIEADMLTQEAAYKQIQDAKSMVEDDLQHKLDEFEEERERLIKLANTASTLERELEQVKLTLSQKDAQLQTLQKEHLELMRQLTTTQENLHTKEQSINQLEARYQELEAQLAELQTESTAKDDNIQYLQNEKIVLEVALQAARADKSQLDESAERLGEDVLVASDVLDQLRQEIQVKANQIETLQQENNSLKKQAQKFKEQFLQQKVMVEAYRRDASSKDQLINELKSTKKRLLTEVKDLKQELLAAQGEKQKAELEQTRLQKEVVRVQEQMSNMEAHLQTIQNERDQLETQIQSLQFDQSQLAAVTQENEGLRKQVEQMEAEAKKAITEQKVRVKKLGTDLTSAQKEMKAKHKAYENAVGILSRRLQEALTDKETAEAELAKLKAQVSDEGNSQALQKKIETLQAELQAVTNSKAMLEKELQEVITLTSTELEEYQEKVLELEDELQESRCFKKRIRKLEDANKKLALELEHEKGKLAGLAQSHNALREHANILESALAKREADLVQLNLQVQAVLKRKEEEDQQMKQMVQSLQLALEKEKTKVLDLKEQVAAAKAEAAHNRRHYRAAMLELSEIKKDLQAKEDLVKALQNEAHKLQAQDEQHAQEVARFQEELAEAHSQLQILRKQLDDELAKQPLTNQEVEDLKWEVEQRQREIEAQKQQVEMMEQCHHRELDNLQTALQNIKVELESVQEELSSTRKDKFVLQAKVGELRNSMKTVLLQNQQLKQDFKQSRLRKQRMELKSDGNPSTPVTPVKIPDCPVPASLLDELLKPSTSVNKEPLNNLHNCLRQLKEEMDSLQRQMEEHTVTVHESMSSWTNTEEGMDQLRLQNNISNSTELNNMEMENNNQGEQQQS comes from the exons ATGGAAGTGGATACTGAGCAGTCAGTGGCAGCCCAGATGGAGGCCAATACTTATCAAGAGGACCATGTTATAAAATCCAAAGAGGCTCAAGCCCATGCTGTGGAGCATGAAACGTCATTTAAAAAAGGGCTGGAAAACCCACAGAATGCAAAGGGGGATATTCATAACG GTCCTGTCAATTCAGATGTGATGCCAAATGGAAATGGACTGGCAGAGGGCTTTGATACTGCAGGGGACACCCTGCCTCTGACAGCTCCTCCCCAGAGCACCAGCTCCCCTGTCAACTCGCAGAACCACGAGCCCTCCCCAG CCAACCAGAAACCATCACTGGAGATGGAGAATGAGGAGAAGATTCGCCTAGAGGCTCGCCGGCGCCTGGAGGAGCAACTAAAACAGTACAGAGTGCAGAGACAGAAGGAGAGG tCTCATCGTACCACCACCAAGAGCAGACCATTCAGTACCCTGGATCCAGAACTTATGCTACATCCTGAGGCACTACCCCGGGCTAGTACTGTTGCCATGACCAAGGAGTATTCCTTCTTGAGGACCAGTGTCCCACGTGGTCCCAAACTTGGTAGCCTTGGAATTCCCCCTCCCAAAGAGAAGAAGTCCAGGTCACCTCGCCCTAACAAGATCCACTCCTTGGCTGATTACAAGTCTCCTGAgaatgatggtggtggtggtggtggaggaggaggcggcATAAAGGCAGCAGACATAAGCTCTGTCAACTCCACTATTAGCTCTGTGTCCACACTGTCTGAGATCAGTGTGACGTCAGAGTGCAGTACTTCTGAGACAGAGGCACAGTCCGGTGCTCCCCTCCACGTCCGGGACAATGTGTCAGAAATTGATGGCAGTGAATCAGGGGTAAGACCCGGGAATGATGGCAACGACAGTGACAGCTCTTCCTACAGCAGTGTGTCTACCAGGGGAACCTACGGTATGCTCTCTGCAGCAGTGGAGAGGCAGCAGGGGCCATACACAGTAGATGGACGTGAGATCGCCCCTGAGGCTATGGGTCAGTTCCCTTCCCTTCAGGAGGTTCTGCAGGCAGCCACTGAAGAGCAACACTTACTGGAGCTGGAGCAGGAAAGAGAAGGGACAGCAGAGCCTCGTAGCCGCAGGGACAGCTTCTCCAGCAG tGTTTCTTTGGAGAGTTCTGTGATGGGTCATGATGAAGTGCTCCAAGTGTTGAAAGAGAAAATGAGGCTTGAGGGCCAGCTGGAATCCTTGTCATCTGAGGCCAATCAG GCTCTCAAGGAGAAGACAGAGCTTCAGGCCCAGCTTGCAACAGTGAATGCACAGCTTCAGGCTAAAATGGAGGAGGCTCAAGTCAGCAAGGAGAAGCAGAGTGCCCTCACTACAGAGGTTGGCACACTACGGCAAAGCTGTAGCCAGCTAGAGAAGGCTATGGTAGAGCTCCAGAGCAGTCTAGAGAACAAGAATGCCAGTCTGGCTTCTCTAAGCAATGATCTAAAGGTTGCTGAAGACCAGTACAACAGGCTGATGGGGAAGGTGGAGGAGATGCAAAACACTGTAACCTCAAGGGACAATACAG TTCAGGAGTTGCGTCAGCAGATGGGTGGTCTTCAGAGTCAGCTTCAACAGGTGCAGCTGGAGCGCAGTACCCTACAGAGCCGACTGAAGACCTCCCAGGCCGAGATTGATTCACTTCAGCAGGTCAGACAGTGGTACCAACAGCAGCTAGCTCTGGCCCAGGAGGCAAGAGTGCGTCTGCAAAGTGAAATGGCCAACATGCAG gcTGGACAGATGACTCAGATTGGTGTTCTGGAGCATCTGAAGCTGGAAAATGTGACACTGTCACATCAACTCACTGAGACCCAGCATCGCTCCATCAAAGAAAAAGAACGCATCGCTGTACAGCTACAGAGCATTGAG GCCGACATGCTGACCCAAGAAGCTGCTTACAAGCAGATCCAGGATGCAAAGAGCATGGTGGAAGATGACCTGCAGCacaagctggacgagtttgaagAAGAGCGAGAACGGTTAATAAAGCTTGCCAACACAGCCAGCACCCTGGAAAGAGAACTAGAGCAG GTAAAGCTGACCCTTTCCCAGAAGGATGCACAGCTGCAGACACTTCAGAAGGAACATCTGGAGCTGATGCGCCAGCTGACAACCACTCAGGAGAACTTGCACACCAAAGAGCAGTCCATCAACCAGCTAGAGGCCCGATACCAGGAGCTGGAGGCCCAGCTGGCTGAGCTGCAGACAGAAAGCACTGCCAAGGATGACAACATCCAGTACCTCCAGAACGAGAAGATTGTCCTTGAGGTAGCACTGCAGGCAGCCCGGGCAGACAAGAGCCAACTTGATGAGAGTGCTGAGAGGCTTGGCGAGGATGTTCTGGTGGCCTCAGATGTCTTGGATCAACTACGACAGGAAATCCAAGTCAAAGCCAATCAG ATTGAAACTCTACAACAAGAAAATAATTCCCTGAAGAAGCAAGCTCAGAAATTTAAGGAGCAGTTCCTGCAACAAAAG GTGATGGTGGAAGCATACCGCAGGGATGCCAGCTCCAAAGACCAGCTGATCAATGAGCTCAAGTCCACCAAAAAGCGTCTATTGACGGAGGTGAAGGACCTGAAGCAGGAGCTACTGGCTGCTCAGGGGGAGAAGCAGAAGGCAGAGCTGGAGCAGACCCGGCTGCAAAAGGAGGTGGTGAGAGTGCAGGAGCAGATGAGTAACATGGAGGCCCATCTGCAAACCATTCAGAATGAAAGGGATCAGCTCGAAACCCAGATTCAG TCTCTACAGTTTGATCAGAGCCAGCTAGCAGCAGTGACACAGGAGAATGAAGGTCTAAGGAAACAGGTGGAGCAAATGGAGGCTGAAGCCAAGAA AGCCATCACTGAACAGAAGGTGCGTGTGAAGAAGCTGGGAACAGATTTGACCAGCGCTCAGAAGGAGATGAAGGCCAAACACAAGGCCTACGAGAACGCCGTGGGCATCCTGAGCAGGAGGCTCCAAGAGGCTCTGACTGACAAGGAGACAGCCGAGGCAGAGCTGGCTAAATTGAAGGCCCAGGTATCAGACGAAGGGAACAGCCAGGCCTTGCAG AAGAAGATTGAGACCCTACAGGCTGAACTGCAGGCTGTTACCAACAGCAAAGCTATGCTAGAGAAGGAACTTCAAGAAGTGATCACCCTAACATCCACAGAGCTAGAAGAATACCAGGAGAAGGTTCTGGAGCTTGAAGATGAG CTTCAAGAATCACGCTGCTTCAAGAAGCGGATCCGAAAGTTAGAAGATGCCAACAAGAAATTGGCACTTGAGCTGGAACACGAAAAAGGAAAACTGGCTGGATTAGCTCAgtcccacaatgcactgcggGAGCATGCCAACATTCTGGAGTCTGCTTTAGCAAAGAGGGAGGCAGATCTTGTCCAGCTCAATttgcag GTTCAAGCTGTTCTGAAGCGTAAAGAGGAGGAGGACCAGCAGATGAAGCAGATGGTACAAAGTCTACAGCTGGCCTTGGAAAAAGAGAAGACCAAAGTATTGGACCTGAAAGAACAG GTGGCAGCAGCAAAGGCTGAGGCAGCCCACAATAGACGGCACTACAGGGCAGCCATGCTGGAGCTGTCAGAGATCAAGAAGGACTTGCAGGCCAAAGAGGACCTGGTTAAAGCTCTGCAGAATGAAGCCCACAAACTACA GGCTCAGGATGAGCAGCACGCTCAGGAGGTTGCCAGGTTCCAAGAGGAGCTGGCTGAGGCTCACTCCCAGCTCCAGATCCTCCGGAAACAACTGGACGATGAACTGGCAAAGCAGCCGCTCACTAACCAAGAG GTTGAAGATTTGAAGTGGGAGGTGGAGCAGAGGCAGAGGGAGATTGAAGCTCAGAAGCAGCAGGTGGAGATGATGGAGCAGTGCCACCACAGGGAGCTCGACAACCTACAGACAGCTCTGCAG AATATTAAAGTGGAGCTGGAGTCGGTACAGGAGGAGCTGAGCAGCACCAGGAAGGACAAGTTTGTGCTGCAGGCCAAAGTGGGTGAGCTGAGAAACAGCATGAAGACAGTCCTGCTTCAAAACCAGCAACTCAAACAGGACTTCAAACAGAGTCGTCTAAGGAAG